Below is a window of Candidatus Margulisiibacteriota bacterium DNA.
CTCTTTGAAGACGTTGAGCGTAAAACCGGCATCTAAAGGTTCGGGGCCCAGTTTCATGGCCTCGAGCTTTTCTTTTAACTCCCCGCTCCGGTAAAGGCGCACCCAGCCGAACTTGCGGACATCGTTAAAATAAAGATGCGAGCCGTCGGTGAAAGTGAAAGTCGCGTGGGTAAAGCGGTTGGGATCTTTTTCAAAGCCCTCTTTGATCGGGTGGCCGCCGACCACTTTTTTCTTTTGGCCGCTGTAGACCAGCTGGCCGGTCAGCTTGAGATGGAACCAGAGCCGCCAGTCGTCCGTGAGGTCGATGATCAGCATTTTGGCCCGGCGCTCGATCGCTTTGATCCGCAGGCCAGCAACTATTTTTTTATATGCCGGCAGCGGCCGGTTGATCATCTTTCTCCAGTCGGAATCAAAGCCGGCGATCTTTTTGCCGATGATGGTTTTGGCCAGGCCCCTTTTGATCGTTTCTACTTCCGGGAGTTCAGGCATGATGAAAGACCCAATGACTAATGTCTAATGAACTAATGACTAATTGTGGTTCGCTTCGCATTATGCATTTAATAAACATTATGTTTGGCGTTCCTTCATTCGGCATTCGTCATTAGTCATTCGTCATTATCTAAAGGCTTTCTTTGTAGATCTCGATGACCAGGTCGAAAATGGTCAGGATGAGCGGGCCGATCAGGATGCCGGCGATGCCGAACAACTGGATGCCGCCAAGGATCCCGAAGAGGATGATCAGCGGGTGGATCTTGGCGTTGTCGCCGACGATCTTCGGCTTCAGGAAGTTATCGATCAAGCTGATGACAAAAGTACCGTATAATAAAAGTGTAACGGCCCGCCAGTATTCCCCGGTCGTCGTCCCGACGATCGCCAAATAGGCAACGATCGGCACCCAGACGATCGCCGCCCCCAGCAAGGGAATGATCGAGATGATGGCGGTCAGGAAACCCCAGAGGACAGGATTGGGGACCCCCAGGAGGAAAAAACCTAGCCAGGCCAGGATCCCCTGGATGATGCCAACGACGATCTGCCCCATGATCATGCCGCGGCTCAAGTCATCGAACCGGTTCAGGATCTGGCGGTAACGCCCCTCGGCCAGGGGGACGATCTCGCCAAAGAACTTATAGAGGTCCTTGCCGTGAGCGAGGAAATAGTAGATCGAGAAGATCGTGATGAAAATGTTCAGGACAACGCTCGGGACGCCGCGCAGCAAGCTCTGCAATATACCGATCAGCTGGCCGGCCAGGTCGGTCGCCACCTCCTTGAACTGCGGCAGGTAACCCGACCATTGGGTAATGAACGGCGGCAGGTGCGACACGTTCATTTGCGGGTTTTGCAAAAAATTCTGCAGGAAAATATAACCGTCCCGCACCTCCTGGGTCAGGATCAGGCTGACGATCACGGTTGGGATCAAGACGATCAGGATGATCAGGCCGCAAGTTAAGAGCGAGGCGATCTTCTTGGCCGGCAGGCGGGCGGGAACCAGCGGCAATAATTTAATGTAGACCGGATAAAAGACGTAAGAGAGCGCGGCCGCCGAAAGGATGGCAATGATAAATGGCCGGATGATCAGATAAGAGAGGAGCAACAGGATAACCACAAAAACTATTCCGGCCGTGCGGCGGTAGCTCTCCAAGCGTTCTTGTTCTTTTGTCATACGGGAATTATAGCAGATTAAAGCTTTGGTGTAAGCTCGACCGGCAGGACGTAAAGGCTGACCCCCATCTTATATAACTGGCGCTGGACAGCGAACAAAGTATGGTTGTGCAGAAAGCGCGAGAGGAGCGAGCGGCGCGGGAAGTTGATCTGCCCGCCGAAGAAGGTCGCGTTCGGATAGCGCTCCAGGATCTGCGGCACCAGTTTTTCGATCTGTTCGCCGGTATCGATGCCAAAGATCGCCTCCCCTTCGGCATGGTAGCCGTGGCGCCGCATTAAATTAACGTAACGGCCCAGCTCGTACTTCACTTTTTTCTCGACCCGGTCGAGCTCTTCGGTCCCTTTGAACGCCCCGGCATCGATCAGACCAACCTGGACAAAGACAAAGTTATGGAAATCATCCAGGAAAGACGGAAAAATGTGAAAGAGCGTTTTCAATCCGACCGCCGTGTAATCCTTGACAAAGACGACCGCTGTTTTATTCCGCGCGTTGAACGGCTCGTCTTTGCGGTTACGCACTGGGATCTCGCGCACCGGCTGGGTCGCCTCGACCTCTTCGACCAGTTTTTCCATTTTCTTGATCTGCCGGTCTGTCCCCTCGTAACTTCTTTTAATAATGAACATCAGCCCGACCAGCGTCCCGGTGATCAACAGGGTGATCCAGCCTCCCTCGAAGAATTTGACCACCACGACTGAAACCAGGATAAAACCGGTCAAAAGGAGACCGATCCCGTTGATCGCCAGTTTAGACCGCCATTTCATGACCGTCTTCCGCTCCGACCACCAGTGCTTGACCATCCCCGACTGGGAAAGACAAAAAGTAATGAAAACATTAATACTATAAAGAACGACCAGGTAGCCGACCGACCCGTTGGTCACGACCATCAGGACCAGGGCCCCTATCCCCATGATCAAAATACCGTTGAGGGAGACCAGCCGGTCGGAAAGGAGCGCGAACCGTTTTGGCACCCAGCGGTCGGCCGCCATATTGGCCAGGACCCTCGGACCGTCAATAAATCCGGCCTGGGCGGCGACAAAAAGGATCGCCGCCTCCGAGACCAGGGTAACCATAATAAAAACGACCCCAAATATCCCCCAATTGCCGGCGACCCGCTCAAAGAGGACCGCGTTGATCGTTTTACCGGCCACCGGCTCGATCTGATAAAGAGCATAAGCGAACATCAAGCCCAGGACGACCGACGCCAGTGAGATCACCATGTACTTCATCGTCTTCTTGGCCGTTTGCACCTTAGGTTCTTTCAGGATCGGTAAACCGTTACTGACCGCTTCAATGCCGGTATAGGTCCCCGCTCCCATACTGTAGGCGCGCAGCAACAGAAAGATCATCCCTAGGAAACCGAGCTCGGAGCTGGAACTGCGCACGTCGACCGCCGTCGCCCGGGCGACTTCCGGCAGATTAAGTAGGTGGGTGACCAGGGCATAGATAATGACGAAAGCGTGGGTCAAAACAAAGAGCATGAAGATCGGCATCAGCACCATGACCGACTCCTTGACCCCGCGCAGGTTAAGGATGATCAAGACGACCAGCGCGGCCAGGGCAACCGGGACCTTCCAGACCAGCCAATCAGGCGGGAGGAGACTGAAGAGCGCGTCGGCGCCGCTGGCGATCGAGAGGGTGATCGTCAGGATATAAT
It encodes the following:
- a CDS encoding AI-2E family transporter: MTKEQERLESYRRTAGIVFVVILLLLSYLIIRPFIIAILSAAALSYVFYPVYIKLLPLVPARLPAKKIASLLTCGLIILIVLIPTVIVSLILTQEVRDGYIFLQNFLQNPQMNVSHLPPFITQWSGYLPQFKEVATDLAGQLIGILQSLLRGVPSVVLNIFITIFSIYYFLAHGKDLYKFFGEIVPLAEGRYRQILNRFDDLSRGMIMGQIVVGIIQGILAWLGFFLLGVPNPVLWGFLTAIISIIPLLGAAIVWVPIVAYLAIVGTTTGEYWRAVTLLLYGTFVISLIDNFLKPKIVGDNAKIHPLIILFGILGGIQLFGIAGILIGPLILTIFDLVIEIYKESL
- a CDS encoding APC family permease encodes the protein MIPAKQPSLPGRLKNIFIGEARNPLDRSVFQHLSLIAFFAWVGLGADGLSSSCYGPSEAFITLGKHHFLGLLVALATALTIFIIAESYSQIVELFPTGGGGYIVASKLLSPAIGMISGCALLIDYILTITLSIASGADALFSLLPPDWLVWKVPVALAALVVLIILNLRGVKESVMVLMPIFMLFVLTHAFVIIYALVTHLLNLPEVARATAVDVRSSSSELGFLGMIFLLLRAYSMGAGTYTGIEAVSNGLPILKEPKVQTAKKTMKYMVISLASVVLGLMFAYALYQIEPVAGKTINAVLFERVAGNWGIFGVVFIMVTLVSEAAILFVAAQAGFIDGPRVLANMAADRWVPKRFALLSDRLVSLNGILIMGIGALVLMVVTNGSVGYLVVLYSINVFITFCLSQSGMVKHWWSERKTVMKWRSKLAINGIGLLLTGFILVSVVVVKFFEGGWITLLITGTLVGLMFIIKRSYEGTDRQIKKMEKLVEEVEATQPVREIPVRNRKDEPFNARNKTAVVFVKDYTAVGLKTLFHIFPSFLDDFHNFVFVQVGLIDAGAFKGTEELDRVEKKVKYELGRYVNLMRRHGYHAEGEAIFGIDTGEQIEKLVPQILERYPNATFFGGQINFPRRSLLSRFLHNHTLFAVQRQLYKMGVSLYVLPVELTPKL